A stretch of the Chlamydia pecorum E58 genome encodes the following:
- the nqrD gene encoding NADH:ubiquinone reductase (Na(+)-transporting) subunit D, which translates to MTLQRSYKSYFLDPLWRNNQILTSILGICSALAVTTTVNTAITMGLAVSIVTGSSSFFVSLLRKVTPDSVRMITQLIIISLFVIVIDQFLKAFLFTISKTLSVFVGLIITNCIVMGRAESFAKHSPPIPAFLDGFSAGLGYGWVLVFISIIRELFGSGTLLGYRMIPLAFYGSSAHPDGYQNLSLMVLAPSAFFILGIMIWIVNIFDSKKTKR; encoded by the coding sequence ATGACACTACAAAGGTCTTATAAAAGTTATTTCCTCGATCCTCTTTGGCGCAACAACCAAATCCTCACTTCTATTTTGGGGATTTGCTCTGCTCTAGCTGTCACTACAACAGTAAATACAGCAATAACTATGGGCCTTGCTGTAAGCATCGTTACAGGAAGCTCTTCCTTTTTTGTTTCACTCCTACGTAAGGTTACTCCAGATAGCGTAAGAATGATCACCCAGCTCATCATTATCAGCTTATTTGTGATTGTGATTGACCAGTTTCTCAAAGCCTTTCTTTTTACTATCTCCAAAACGCTGTCTGTATTTGTGGGGTTAATCATTACAAACTGCATTGTCATGGGAAGGGCAGAAAGTTTCGCAAAACACTCCCCACCGATCCCTGCATTCCTAGACGGTTTTTCCGCAGGGCTAGGATATGGTTGGGTTTTGGTCTTTATCAGCATTATCAGAGAGCTTTTCGGCTCAGGAACGCTCCTAGGCTACCGGATGATTCCCCTAGCTTTCTATGGATCTAGTGCTCATCCTGACGGCTATCAAAACCTAAGCCTTATGGTCTTAGCTCCATCAGCATTTTTTATCCTAGGGATCATGATCTGGATTGTAAACATTTTTGACTCGAAGAAAACAAAAAGGTAA
- the nqrC gene encoding NADH:ubiquinone reductase (Na(+)-transporting) subunit C, protein MAPSESSKSTQKRKNQTWYIITFILGLSLFASFVLSLVYTVLSPVQEKAKIFDRNKQLLMAAHVLNFDGSFQLYNKGSWQPAIYDKSSHLLKLTSEKPSAASSTTIESYVQDFVRPLLTNRKGEIFSFEDAHIDLQEFLEQLQDTPAYNLPYLLFFAILKNSEEARSMTNSQLSSSPEHIQSLVLPISGYGLWGPIDGYLGIANDGNTVLGTTWYDQGETPGLGANIANPEWQKQFYGKKVFLSTSSGTIDYSQAPLGLNVIKGSVQAEFGDSPKAFSAIDGISGATLTCNGVSDAYTQSLAPYRALLSYFATLKASGKK, encoded by the coding sequence GTGGCTCCCTCAGAATCCTCAAAATCCACACAAAAACGCAAAAATCAGACGTGGTACATTATTACCTTCATCTTGGGGCTCAGCCTATTTGCAAGTTTTGTATTATCTCTTGTGTATACTGTGCTTTCCCCCGTTCAGGAAAAAGCCAAAATCTTCGATCGTAATAAGCAGTTACTTATGGCTGCGCATGTTTTAAATTTCGATGGAAGTTTTCAGCTCTATAACAAGGGATCATGGCAACCTGCCATCTACGATAAAAGCTCTCATCTTCTCAAGCTTACCTCTGAAAAACCTTCCGCAGCATCCAGCACTACAATAGAATCCTATGTTCAAGACTTCGTTCGTCCCTTATTGACAAACCGAAAAGGAGAGATTTTCTCTTTTGAAGATGCCCATATAGATCTTCAGGAGTTTCTAGAGCAACTTCAAGATACCCCTGCGTACAACCTTCCCTATCTGTTATTTTTTGCTATTTTAAAAAACAGTGAAGAAGCACGTTCGATGACAAACTCACAGCTAAGCTCCTCCCCGGAGCATATTCAATCTCTTGTTCTTCCTATTTCAGGATATGGCCTGTGGGGTCCCATAGATGGCTATCTCGGCATTGCTAATGATGGGAATACTGTATTAGGAACCACCTGGTATGATCAGGGAGAAACTCCTGGTTTAGGGGCGAACATTGCCAATCCTGAATGGCAAAAGCAATTCTATGGCAAGAAGGTATTTCTAAGTACCAGCTCAGGAACAATAGATTACTCCCAGGCACCCTTAGGTCTCAATGTAATTAAGGGTTCCGTGCAAGCAGAGTTTGGGGATTCCCCAAAAGCTTTCTCTGCAATTGATGGGATTTCAGGAGCAACCTTAACGTGTAATGGTGTTAGCGATGCATACACACAATCCCTTGCTCCCTATCGTGCACTCTTAAGCTATTTTGCAACCCTCAAGGCCTCAGGTAAAAAATGA
- a CDS encoding Na(+)-transporting NADH-quinone reductase subunit B: MLKRLVDTLWKTCQKEKFQRFTPIADAVDTFCYEPLHITTSPPFIRDAVDIKRWMILVVFALSPAIFFAIWNSGLQSLIYSSGDPRLMETFLQISNFQSYLSFAFCDIKALPILWEGCKIFFPLLLISYGVGGLCEVIFAVVRKHKIAEGLLVTGILYPLTLPPTIPYWMAALGIAFGVVISKELFGGTGMNILNPALSARVFLFFTFPEKMSGDTWVGSNPTVIKESLLKMNASLGKTSIDGFSQSTCLQTLNSTLPDVKRIHADAIATNILHIPDIACQDALNAQFSLWAETHPGKVLSNLTLPQLQEFVTSPLHEGGLGLLPTQFDSAYAISDVIYGIGKFSTANLFWGNILGSLGETSTFACLLGALFLIVTGIASWRTMVGIGLGAFITAWAFKVISILIVGNHGAWAPARFFIPAYKHLCLGGLAFGMIFMATDPVTSPTMKLSKWIYGLFIGFMTIVIRLINPAYPEGMMLAILLGNVFAPFLDHLTLRKFRKRRV; this comes from the coding sequence ATGCTTAAACGACTCGTAGATACTCTCTGGAAAACCTGTCAAAAAGAGAAATTCCAACGTTTTACTCCTATAGCTGATGCTGTTGATACGTTTTGCTATGAACCTCTTCATATCACCACTTCTCCTCCTTTCATTCGCGATGCTGTAGATATCAAGCGGTGGATGATTCTTGTTGTCTTTGCTCTTTCTCCAGCAATATTTTTTGCCATCTGGAATTCTGGACTGCAGTCTTTAATCTATAGCTCGGGAGATCCCCGGCTTATGGAGACATTCTTACAGATCTCCAATTTTCAAAGTTATCTTTCCTTTGCATTTTGTGATATAAAAGCTCTGCCAATCTTGTGGGAAGGATGTAAAATTTTCTTCCCTCTTCTTCTTATCAGCTATGGAGTTGGGGGACTCTGTGAAGTCATCTTTGCTGTCGTGCGTAAGCATAAAATTGCTGAAGGGCTCCTCGTTACGGGGATCCTTTATCCTCTAACACTCCCTCCTACTATCCCCTATTGGATGGCTGCTTTAGGAATCGCTTTCGGTGTGGTTATTAGCAAGGAACTCTTTGGCGGAACAGGAATGAACATCCTAAATCCTGCATTGTCTGCTCGGGTGTTTCTCTTTTTTACCTTCCCAGAAAAGATGAGCGGAGATACTTGGGTCGGGAGCAATCCTACAGTAATCAAAGAAAGTCTTCTAAAAATGAATGCCTCCCTAGGCAAAACCTCTATTGATGGCTTTTCCCAATCGACATGTTTGCAAACCCTGAATTCCACACTTCCTGACGTGAAGAGGATTCACGCTGACGCCATTGCTACGAACATCTTGCATATCCCCGATATTGCCTGTCAAGATGCCCTTAATGCACAGTTTTCCCTATGGGCAGAGACTCACCCAGGAAAAGTTTTATCTAATCTTACTCTCCCTCAACTTCAGGAATTTGTTACAAGTCCTCTTCATGAAGGAGGCTTAGGATTGCTCCCCACACAATTTGATTCGGCATATGCCATCTCCGATGTGATCTATGGCATTGGGAAGTTTTCTACAGCAAATCTCTTTTGGGGAAATATCTTAGGTTCTCTTGGAGAAACTTCTACCTTTGCCTGTCTTTTGGGAGCGCTCTTTCTCATAGTTACAGGAATTGCCTCATGGAGAACTATGGTTGGTATCGGTCTAGGAGCGTTCATTACAGCTTGGGCATTCAAGGTGATTAGTATCCTGATTGTCGGCAATCATGGCGCTTGGGCTCCTGCAAGGTTCTTCATCCCAGCATATAAACATTTGTGTTTAGGAGGCTTGGCTTTTGGAATGATTTTCATGGCGACAGATCCTGTAACCTCCCCAACAATGAAGCTAAGCAAATGGATTTATGGATTATTTATAGGCTTTATGACGATTGTGATTCGCCTGATCAATCCGGCTTATCCTGAAGGAATGATGCTTGCGATCCTTCTAGGAAATGTCTTTGCTCCTTTCCTAGACCATCTCACCCTTAGGAAGTTTCGAAAAAGGAGGGTTTAG
- a CDS encoding bactofilin family protein — protein sequence MFRRTNKSPFEDVQTLYEDESSLRSSYPTYSRSERLDTPPSLFDTPKTAETRPLMHNGQQQETLSPQTSWTPQGAADVDPLLPEEPETTLGEGVTFKGELAFDRLLRIDGTFEGILVSQGKIIVGPKGVVKADIQLQEAIIEGVVEGNITVAGKVELRGEAVVKGDIQATTLCVDEGVRILGYLAISGAKAAPQEEIHL from the coding sequence ATGTTTCGCAGAACAAACAAAAGTCCTTTTGAAGATGTGCAGACCTTATACGAAGATGAAAGTTCACTAAGGTCAAGCTACCCAACATATTCTCGATCTGAACGACTAGATACTCCCCCAAGCCTGTTTGATACGCCAAAAACTGCAGAAACTCGCCCTTTAATGCATAATGGACAGCAGCAAGAAACTCTCTCACCTCAAACTTCCTGGACACCACAAGGAGCCGCAGATGTTGACCCTCTTCTTCCTGAAGAACCTGAAACAACGTTAGGCGAAGGCGTAACCTTTAAGGGAGAGCTTGCTTTCGATCGGCTGTTACGTATTGATGGAACGTTTGAAGGGATCTTGGTATCTCAAGGAAAAATCATTGTCGGCCCTAAGGGTGTGGTAAAAGCAGATATTCAACTTCAAGAAGCCATTATCGAAGGGGTAGTAGAAGGAAATATCACCGTAGCAGGAAAGGTAGAACTTCGAGGAGAAGCAGTCGTAAAGGGAGACATCCAAGCTACTACATTATGTGTAGATGAGGGCGTGCGTATTCTTGGTTATCTTGCAATCTCAGGGGCTAAAGCTGCTCCTCAGGAAGAAATACACTTGTAA
- the dnaA gene encoding chromosomal replication initiator protein DnaA, which yields MLTCNDCNTWEQFVNYVKTRCSKTAFENWISPIQVVEETQEKIRLEVPNIFVQNYLLDNYKKDLCSFVPLDIHGEPALEFVVSEIKKLPPSSTVNEPREVFAESPAEETKEFQLKLNSSYRFDNFIEGSSNQFVKSAAVGIAGKPGRSYNPLFIHGGVGLGKTHLLHAIGHYVREHHKNLKIHCITTEAFINDLVYHLKSKSIDKMKNFYRSLDLLLVDDIQFLQNRQNFEEEFCNTFETLINFSKQIVITSDKPPGQLKLSERIIARMEWGLVAHVGIPDLETRVAILQHKAEQKGLVIPNEVAFYIADHIYGNVRQLEGAINKLTAYCRLFGKGITENTVHDTLKELFRSPTKQKVSVESILKSVATVFQVKIQDLKENSRAKELVLARQVAMYLAKTLITDSLVAIGAAFGKTHSTILYACKTIEHKLQEDDTLKHQVNLCKNHIVG from the coding sequence ATGTTAACCTGCAACGATTGTAACACTTGGGAACAGTTTGTAAATTATGTAAAAACACGCTGTTCAAAAACAGCTTTTGAAAACTGGATTTCTCCTATTCAAGTAGTTGAGGAAACCCAAGAAAAAATTCGTTTAGAAGTTCCCAATATCTTTGTTCAAAATTACCTGCTTGACAATTACAAAAAGGATCTTTGTTCCTTCGTTCCTTTAGATATTCATGGGGAGCCAGCTTTAGAGTTTGTCGTTTCAGAAATTAAAAAACTTCCTCCCTCTTCCACTGTAAATGAACCACGGGAAGTATTTGCAGAATCCCCTGCAGAAGAAACTAAGGAGTTTCAACTTAAATTAAACTCTTCGTACCGTTTTGATAATTTTATCGAGGGCTCCTCCAACCAATTTGTTAAGTCTGCAGCTGTAGGGATCGCGGGGAAACCCGGACGTTCTTATAATCCGCTGTTTATCCATGGAGGTGTAGGGTTGGGGAAAACCCATCTTCTCCATGCTATAGGGCATTATGTACGTGAGCACCATAAAAATTTAAAGATCCATTGTATCACAACGGAAGCGTTTATCAATGATCTTGTATATCATTTAAAATCGAAATCTATTGATAAAATGAAAAATTTTTATCGTTCTTTAGATCTTCTACTTGTCGATGATATTCAGTTCTTACAAAACCGCCAGAATTTTGAAGAGGAGTTTTGCAATACCTTCGAAACTCTCATTAACTTTAGCAAGCAAATCGTGATCACTAGTGACAAACCTCCAGGGCAACTTAAGCTTTCTGAGCGCATTATTGCTCGTATGGAATGGGGGCTAGTGGCACATGTTGGCATTCCAGATTTAGAAACTCGCGTAGCGATCTTACAGCACAAAGCTGAACAAAAAGGCCTGGTGATTCCTAATGAGGTGGCGTTTTACATTGCCGATCATATTTATGGAAATGTGCGTCAGTTAGAAGGAGCTATCAATAAGCTTACAGCCTATTGTCGCCTTTTTGGCAAGGGAATTACAGAAAACACTGTTCATGATACACTGAAAGAACTCTTTCGCTCTCCAACGAAACAAAAAGTTTCCGTAGAGAGCATTTTGAAAAGTGTGGCTACGGTATTTCAGGTGAAAATTCAAGATCTCAAAGAGAATTCTCGAGCGAAGGAATTAGTCTTAGCACGTCAAGTTGCCATGTATCTTGCCAAAACCTTAATCACGGATTCTTTAGTAGCTATCGGAGCAGCATTTGGAAAAACTCACTCTACTATCCTCTATGCATGCAAAACGATAGAGCACAAATTGCAGGAAGATGACACATTAAAACACCAAGTAAATCTCTGTAAAAACCATATTGTTGGCTAA
- a CDS encoding tetratricopeptide repeat protein codes for MLDNEWKAILGWGDQELEDLRISGYSFLRQGHYQKAILFFEALVILDPLSIYDHQTLGGLYLQVGDNVKALLVLDQALRMQGDHLPTLLNKTKALFCLGRIEEATAIAHYLASCADAVIADDAEALLMSYTLKTVKKIPAVR; via the coding sequence ATGCTAGATAATGAATGGAAAGCAATTTTAGGCTGGGGAGATCAAGAACTCGAAGATCTCAGAATCTCAGGATATTCTTTCTTAAGACAAGGACATTATCAAAAAGCTATTCTTTTCTTTGAAGCTTTGGTGATTTTAGATCCTTTAAGCATTTATGATCATCAAACTCTAGGGGGTCTCTATTTACAAGTAGGAGACAATGTTAAAGCTCTACTTGTCCTAGATCAAGCGCTTCGTATGCAAGGGGACCATCTCCCTACACTACTGAATAAAACCAAGGCGTTGTTTTGTCTTGGACGCATAGAAGAAGCCACCGCCATTGCCCACTACCTTGCCTCATGTGCAGATGCCGTTATTGCAGATGATGCAGAAGCTCTATTAATGAGCTACACTCTTAAAACTGTAAAAAAAATCCCTGCAGTTCGATAA
- a CDS encoding DUF5399 family protein codes for MVEIFNYSTSIYEKHASNNKIVSDFRKEVHMEGISIRDVAKHAQILDMTPKPSALTSLLQTNCKTQWAMFSPPENFYKQRFSTPYLAPSLGSPDQQDLDMERISAYLKVLTRGKFSYHSCSVPFLSHREKRESHQDSHEETEETEEDERISQGKTLLKVLDLGVKSSNIMIDYIISRIFQFVQG; via the coding sequence ATGGTAGAAATTTTCAATTACAGCACCTCCATATACGAAAAGCACGCCTCCAACAACAAGATTGTTAGCGACTTCCGAAAAGAAGTTCATATGGAAGGGATTTCTATTCGTGATGTTGCCAAGCATGCTCAGATCCTGGACATGACCCCCAAACCTTCAGCATTAACTTCGTTGTTGCAGACCAATTGCAAAACTCAATGGGCCATGTTCTCCCCACCAGAAAATTTCTATAAACAACGGTTTTCAACACCTTATCTTGCGCCTTCTTTAGGTTCTCCGGATCAGCAGGACTTAGATATGGAAAGGATTTCTGCTTATTTAAAAGTGCTCACAAGAGGGAAATTTTCTTACCACAGTTGCAGTGTTCCTTTTTTATCTCATAGGGAGAAGCGGGAGAGCCACCAAGACTCCCATGAAGAAACTGAAGAAACTGAAGAGGATGAACGTATATCTCAAGGGAAAACCTTACTTAAAGTTTTAGATCTTGGTGTGAAGTCTTCAAATATTATGATCGATTACATTATTTCTCGGATTTTTCAATTTGTCCAAGGCTAA
- the rsmH gene encoding 16S rRNA (cytosine(1402)-N(4))-methyltransferase RsmH yields the protein MAPSHIPVLVHECLSLFSQSTPRKFCDVTVGAGGHAKAFLTAYPSITSYDASDRDPLALTLSSQALEPFKERVHLRHASFQDLSHSLEEHVYDGVIADLGVSSMQLDDLSRGFSFQGEEHYLDMRMDPTQGISASEVLQCLREEELGKIFREYGEEPLWRQAAKAIVHFRKHKRIETVRDLKEATSRVFPSYRLRKKIHPLTLIFQALRVFVNGEDQQLRTLLESAMRWLAPQGRVVIISFCSSEDRPVKQFFRHAEATGLGRVVTKKVIMPTFQEIRRNPRSRSAKLRCFEKASV from the coding sequence ATGGCCCCTTCCCATATTCCTGTTTTAGTGCACGAGTGTCTCTCGTTATTTTCCCAAAGCACCCCTAGGAAATTCTGTGATGTCACTGTAGGGGCAGGAGGACATGCTAAAGCGTTTCTTACTGCATATCCTTCCATTACTTCTTATGACGCTTCCGATCGAGATCCTTTAGCCTTAACTTTATCTTCGCAGGCCCTAGAACCTTTTAAAGAGCGTGTGCATTTACGCCATGCCTCGTTTCAAGATCTTTCTCATAGTTTAGAAGAACATGTTTATGATGGGGTGATTGCAGATCTGGGGGTCTCTTCTATGCAGCTAGATGATCTTTCTCGTGGATTTAGCTTCCAGGGGGAAGAGCATTATTTAGATATGCGTATGGATCCTACCCAGGGGATTTCTGCAAGTGAGGTATTGCAGTGTCTACGAGAAGAAGAACTAGGGAAGATCTTCCGCGAGTATGGAGAAGAGCCCTTATGGAGACAAGCAGCAAAAGCTATCGTGCATTTTCGGAAGCATAAGCGTATAGAGACCGTTCGGGATCTCAAGGAAGCCACCTCTCGTGTCTTTCCTTCATATCGTTTAAGAAAAAAAATCCATCCTCTAACGCTTATTTTTCAAGCGCTTCGTGTCTTTGTTAATGGAGAAGATCAACAATTGCGTACATTGCTAGAGTCTGCAATGCGTTGGCTTGCTCCTCAAGGGAGAGTTGTGATTATCTCCTTCTGTAGTTCCGAAGACCGCCCTGTAAAGCAGTTTTTTAGGCATGCAGAAGCTACAGGACTTGGGAGGGTGGTTACAAAGAAGGTGATAATGCCTACATTTCAGGAGATCCGCAGAAATCCTAGATCTCGTTCTGCGAAGTTACGTTGTTTTGAAAAAGCTTCTGTATGA
- a CDS encoding peptidoglycan D,D-transpeptidase FtsI family protein, whose translation MSLRKRLTLISLGLLSCYSLLILRYYKIQICEGERWAAEAIGQHEFRVRDPFLRGTFFANTSLRKGDLGLPQPFAIDVTKFHLCLDSVAIPEVHRDVIAKKLWSLVGEGSYEHLRAQFDKRSRHCKAFLWLDRSLHDRILLWWKAYAAQHKLPSNALFFITDSQRSYPFGSLLGQALHTLREVKDEKTGKAFPTGGLEAYFNHVLEGEAGERKLLRSPLNHLDLDRIVKIPKDGSDIYLTINPTIQTIAEQELERGVLEARAHGGRLIFMNSYTGEILALAQYPFFDPANYKQFFNDKERVEYTKVSMVTDAFEPGSIMKPITIAIALQANEEVEKSSRGKLFDPQEAIDVTRTSFPGRQKSPLKDIVRNNKLNMYMGIQKSSNVYVAQLADRIVQSLGSSWYQEKLQAFGFGKKTGIELPAETPGLVPSLQRFHINGSPEWSLSTPYSLAMGYNILATGMQMVQAYAVIANGGFLVRPTLVKKIVKPSGEEYVLPFSRERVLSSSVAQEVLHAMRFTTLPGGTGFRAGLKHHSSGGKTGTTEKMIQGKYDKHRHISSFIGVAPLQQIEEIPPFVILISIDDPEYGLREDGTKNYMGGRCAAPVFSRVVDRVFSYLGVPPDKEKHANKEEVFALKVLYEEWNRAKTP comes from the coding sequence ATGAGTCTCCGTAAGCGTTTAACGTTGATTTCTCTTGGATTGCTCTCTTGCTACTCTCTTCTCATTTTGCGCTATTATAAAATCCAAATTTGTGAAGGGGAGCGTTGGGCTGCAGAAGCTATTGGACAACATGAATTTCGGGTGCGGGATCCTTTTCTTCGGGGGACCTTTTTCGCAAATACTTCTTTGCGTAAGGGAGATCTTGGCCTCCCTCAGCCTTTCGCAATTGATGTGACAAAGTTTCATTTATGTTTAGATTCTGTTGCGATTCCGGAGGTTCACCGTGATGTGATCGCAAAGAAACTCTGGAGCTTAGTTGGTGAAGGAAGTTATGAGCATCTTCGTGCGCAATTTGATAAGAGATCTCGTCATTGCAAGGCGTTTCTTTGGTTAGATCGTTCCCTTCATGATCGCATTCTTTTGTGGTGGAAAGCCTATGCGGCACAGCATAAGCTTCCGTCAAACGCGTTATTTTTCATAACGGATTCCCAACGCTCCTATCCTTTTGGTAGCCTGTTAGGGCAGGCTCTCCACACCCTTAGGGAAGTGAAGGACGAAAAGACTGGGAAGGCCTTCCCTACAGGGGGCCTTGAGGCCTACTTTAACCATGTTCTTGAAGGAGAAGCAGGAGAGCGTAAGCTCTTGCGTTCGCCATTAAATCATTTGGATTTAGATCGCATTGTAAAGATCCCGAAGGATGGCTCTGATATCTATTTAACGATCAATCCTACAATTCAAACCATTGCAGAGCAGGAGTTAGAACGAGGGGTGTTGGAAGCTCGTGCACATGGAGGAAGGTTGATTTTTATGAACTCCTATACAGGAGAAATTCTGGCTTTAGCGCAGTATCCTTTCTTTGATCCGGCAAACTATAAGCAGTTTTTCAACGATAAGGAAAGGGTAGAATACACCAAAGTTTCTATGGTTACTGATGCGTTTGAGCCTGGATCAATCATGAAGCCCATTACGATAGCGATTGCATTGCAGGCAAATGAAGAGGTTGAAAAGAGCTCTAGAGGAAAGCTCTTTGATCCTCAGGAGGCAATCGATGTGACGCGAACTTCCTTTCCAGGAAGGCAAAAGTCTCCCTTAAAGGATATTGTGAGGAACAATAAGTTAAATATGTATATGGGCATACAGAAATCTTCAAATGTCTATGTTGCACAGCTTGCGGATCGTATTGTGCAATCATTGGGGAGCTCATGGTATCAGGAAAAACTCCAGGCATTTGGTTTTGGGAAAAAGACCGGCATAGAGCTTCCAGCAGAAACTCCTGGGCTAGTGCCTTCGTTGCAACGCTTCCATATTAATGGCTCTCCAGAGTGGTCGTTATCCACGCCATATTCTTTAGCTATGGGCTATAATATCTTGGCAACTGGAATGCAAATGGTTCAAGCATATGCTGTCATTGCAAATGGAGGATTTTTAGTGAGGCCTACGCTTGTAAAAAAGATTGTGAAGCCTTCAGGAGAGGAGTATGTGCTTCCTTTTTCTAGAGAACGAGTGCTCTCTTCTTCGGTAGCTCAGGAGGTGCTTCATGCCATGCGCTTTACTACGCTTCCAGGGGGAACAGGATTTCGCGCTGGCCTGAAGCACCATTCTAGCGGAGGAAAAACAGGAACTACAGAAAAAATGATACAAGGAAAGTATGATAAACATAGGCATATTTCTTCATTTATAGGAGTGGCTCCTCTACAGCAGATAGAAGAGATCCCTCCGTTTGTTATTCTTATATCTATAGATGACCCTGAGTATGGCTTACGCGAAGATGGGACAAAAAATTATATGGGAGGGAGGTGCGCAGCTCCGGTATTTTCCCGTGTTGTTGATCGTGTATTTTCTTATCTTGGAGTGCCTCCAGATAAGGAGAAACACGCAAATAAAGAGGAAGTTTTTGCATTAAAAGTGTTATATGAGGAGTGGAACCGTGCAAAGACGCCTTAG
- a CDS encoding UDP-N-acetylmuramoyl-L-alanyl-D-glutamate--2,6-diaminopimelate ligase, translating into MNLKELLQGISAKIYGKVPTLEVRNFTRDSRCVGVGDIFIACRGEQHDGNDFSADAVERGAIAILSSFYNPFLSIVQIVTSCVEQLEAELAAKFYGRPSEKLEVFGVTGTNGKTTVTYMIKALLDHSHKPAGLIGTIEHILGEGSIHDSFTTPSACLLQKYFAEMVKNRRKAVAMEVSSIGLELNRTAQTSFDVGILTNVTLDHLDFHGTLENYLTAKEKLFSQLPKNGCAVINADSPYASRFCSIASSRCVTYGIEEAAEYRACDLQLSLLGTRYTLVHRGKSYLCKSPLIGRYNVYNTLAAIAAVHERSNQELPELLVALENAPLPKGRLEPVFSGPCPIYIDYAHTPDALDNVLATLKELMSCQGRVIIVFGCGGDRDRSKRKLMARVAERYGFSIVTTDNPRKEDPEVIIHEICEGFTSQKYCVEQDRKKAILRAISMASDKDVVLIAGKGHETYQIFKHQTLYFSDKQVVNEVLASYV; encoded by the coding sequence ATGAACTTGAAAGAACTCCTTCAAGGTATATCTGCAAAAATTTATGGAAAAGTTCCCACTTTAGAGGTGCGCAACTTTACGCGAGATTCTCGATGTGTCGGTGTCGGGGATATTTTTATCGCATGTCGGGGAGAGCAGCATGATGGCAATGACTTCTCTGCAGACGCAGTGGAGCGTGGAGCGATTGCGATCCTCTCTTCTTTTTACAACCCCTTTCTTTCTATAGTACAGATTGTTACTTCTTGTGTGGAACAATTAGAAGCTGAACTTGCCGCAAAGTTCTACGGAAGGCCTTCGGAAAAACTTGAGGTGTTTGGAGTTACAGGGACGAATGGGAAGACTACAGTTACCTATATGATCAAGGCCTTGTTGGATCATAGCCATAAGCCTGCGGGGTTAATTGGAACCATTGAGCATATCTTAGGAGAAGGAAGTATTCACGATAGCTTTACCACCCCTTCTGCATGTTTATTGCAAAAGTATTTTGCAGAAATGGTGAAAAACCGTAGAAAGGCTGTCGCGATGGAAGTGTCTTCTATAGGCTTGGAGTTGAATCGAACAGCGCAAACGTCATTTGATGTTGGGATTTTAACAAATGTGACTTTAGACCATTTAGATTTCCATGGAACGCTAGAAAATTATCTCACTGCTAAAGAAAAGCTCTTTTCTCAGCTTCCTAAAAATGGTTGTGCGGTGATTAATGCAGATAGCCCCTATGCCTCGCGGTTTTGTTCTATAGCTTCTTCGCGTTGTGTAACATATGGTATCGAGGAGGCGGCGGAATATCGTGCCTGTGATCTTCAGTTATCGTTGCTAGGGACGCGCTATACCTTAGTGCATAGGGGCAAAAGCTACCTCTGTAAAAGCCCTTTAATTGGGCGCTATAATGTGTACAACACGTTAGCTGCGATTGCAGCAGTGCATGAGCGCAGTAATCAGGAACTTCCTGAACTGTTAGTAGCTCTAGAGAATGCTCCCCTTCCCAAGGGGCGTTTGGAGCCTGTATTTTCAGGGCCTTGTCCTATATACATAGATTATGCACATACTCCAGACGCTTTGGACAACGTTTTAGCTACTCTAAAAGAGCTAATGTCGTGTCAGGGGAGGGTGATAATAGTGTTTGGCTGTGGAGGAGATCGCGATCGCTCTAAGAGAAAGCTTATGGCGCGAGTTGCAGAGCGTTATGGATTTTCTATAGTCACGACGGATAATCCTAGAAAGGAGGATCCAGAGGTGATTATTCATGAGATTTGTGAAGGCTTTACCTCGCAGAAGTATTGTGTAGAGCAAGATAGAAAAAAAGCGATTTTGCGAGCTATCTCCATGGCTTCGGATAAAGATGTCGTGCTTATTGCAGGGAAGGGCCACGAAACCTATCAAATTTTTAAACACCAAACGTTATATTTTAGCGATAAGCAAGTTGTGAATGAGGTACTTGCTTCCTATGTTTAA